A genome region from Micromonospora peucetia includes the following:
- a CDS encoding MFS transporter yields the protein MAETVTPTVGDTPAPASTRRERSGWYFYDWAMSAFSTTVITVFLGPFLTTVTELAAGCELGADTCSGYVYPLGIKVAAGSYFPYLVSLSVFLTVFVLPIIGAIADRSAHKKRLLAAAAFTGAGATIGMLFVTGDRYLLGGVLFMVANIAFGAGVVVYNSFLPQLGGPDDRDGISSRGWALGYLGGGVLLALNLVAVSMLGEEGNHHRTLDLARWSIVSAGVWWAVFTLVPLRWLREHPTAAALAGGNPVTDGFRQLGRTLREIKAYPLTLFFLLAFLVYNDGIQTVIALASQYGTEELKLGQTTLIITILLVQFLAFGGALLLGALAKRIGAWKTVLISLVLWTGVILGAFRLPAEAPLPFMILGAAIGLVLGGSQALSRSLFSQLIPAGKEGEYYGFYEISDKGTSWLGPLAFGIVFQLTNSYRVGLVSLLIFFVVGFLLLLAVPIRRAIVAAGNTPPRVL from the coding sequence ATGGCCGAGACCGTCACCCCCACGGTGGGCGACACCCCCGCCCCGGCGAGCACCCGCCGCGAACGCAGCGGCTGGTACTTCTACGACTGGGCGATGTCCGCCTTCTCCACCACCGTCATCACCGTGTTCCTCGGCCCGTTCCTGACCACCGTCACCGAACTCGCCGCCGGCTGCGAACTCGGCGCCGACACCTGCTCCGGGTACGTCTACCCGCTCGGCATCAAGGTCGCCGCCGGCTCGTACTTTCCGTACCTGGTGTCGTTGTCGGTGTTCCTCACCGTGTTCGTGCTGCCGATCATCGGCGCGATCGCCGACCGGTCGGCACACAAGAAGCGGCTGCTCGCCGCCGCCGCGTTCACCGGCGCCGGCGCCACCATCGGCATGCTCTTCGTCACCGGCGACCGGTACCTGCTCGGCGGGGTGCTGTTCATGGTCGCCAACATCGCCTTCGGCGCCGGAGTGGTGGTCTACAACTCCTTCCTGCCACAGCTCGGCGGCCCCGACGACCGCGACGGCATCTCCAGCCGCGGCTGGGCACTGGGCTACCTGGGCGGCGGCGTGCTGCTGGCGCTCAACCTCGTCGCGGTCAGCATGCTCGGCGAGGAGGGCAACCACCACCGCACCCTCGACCTGGCCCGCTGGTCGATCGTGTCCGCCGGCGTGTGGTGGGCGGTGTTCACCCTGGTCCCGCTGCGCTGGCTGCGGGAGCACCCCACCGCCGCCGCGCTGGCCGGCGGTAACCCGGTCACCGACGGGTTCCGGCAGCTCGGCCGCACCCTGCGCGAGATCAAGGCGTACCCGCTGACGCTGTTCTTCCTGCTCGCCTTCCTGGTCTACAACGACGGTATCCAGACCGTCATCGCCCTGGCCAGCCAGTACGGCACCGAGGAGCTGAAGCTCGGGCAGACCACCCTGATCATCACGATCCTGCTGGTGCAGTTCCTCGCCTTCGGCGGCGCGCTGCTGCTCGGCGCCCTCGCCAAGCGCATCGGCGCCTGGAAGACCGTGCTGATCAGCCTGGTGCTGTGGACCGGGGTGATCCTCGGCGCGTTCCGGCTGCCCGCTGAGGCGCCGCTGCCGTTCATGATCCTCGGCGCCGCCATCGGCCTGGTGCTCGGCGGCAGCCAGGCCCTGAGCCGGTCGCTGTTCAGCCAGCTCATCCCCGCCGGCAAGGAGGGCGAGTACTACGGCTTCTACGAGATCAGCGACAAGGGCACCAGCTGGCTCGGCCCGCTGGCCTTCGGCATCGTGTTCCAGCTCACCAACTCCTACCGGGTGGGCCTGGTCTCCCTGCTGATCTTCTTCGTCGTCGGGTTCCTGCTGCTGCTGGCCGTGCCGATCCGCCGGGCCATCGTCGCCGCCGGCAACACCCCGCCCCGGGTGCTCTGA
- a CDS encoding MFS transporter, protein MSAATATALPAATDRRRWQALGWVATGQLMIAADATIMNIALPTVQRDLALSPAQTQWVVTAFALCYGGFLLLGGRLSARWGRRRCLLVGLGVFAAASLLGGLAQGPAMIITARALQGLAGALFTPSVLALIGTAFPAGAARARAFGRYGTVMGSSTGVGLLLGGVLTDLAGWRWSLLVAVPIAALAAVGILRTVDDGPGHGGAPVDLVGAVLATAGLMTLVYGFSRVEAAGWGTPSTLGALATGTVLLAAFIATQRRVAHPLLPPRVVLDRRRGGAYLAVLAMAVGNFAAFFFLTFHLQDVLGFPPVLAGLAFLPYTVAIVVGVRVARRLLADAPVRRLLVPGLLATATGLALLGLLRPDSTYPTLLLPVIVLLGLGNALVLATANSVATQNTGPDAGVAGATVMTAMQVGSSLGVALLGSVAAAVTDGHGGTHTEATVHGYAVAGLVAAVMLTVAGVIVRAVLGSGRR, encoded by the coding sequence ATGTCCGCAGCCACCGCGACCGCTCTGCCGGCCGCGACCGATCGACGCCGCTGGCAGGCCCTGGGCTGGGTCGCCACCGGCCAACTCATGATCGCCGCCGATGCGACGATCATGAACATCGCCCTGCCCACCGTGCAGCGCGACCTGGCCCTCTCCCCCGCCCAGACGCAGTGGGTCGTCACCGCCTTCGCGCTCTGCTACGGCGGGTTCCTGCTGCTCGGCGGGCGACTGTCGGCGCGCTGGGGCCGCCGCCGCTGCCTGCTGGTCGGCCTCGGCGTCTTCGCGGCGGCCTCCCTGCTCGGCGGACTGGCGCAGGGCCCGGCCATGATCATCACCGCCCGGGCGTTGCAGGGCCTCGCCGGTGCCCTGTTCACCCCCTCGGTGCTTGCCCTGATCGGCACCGCCTTCCCCGCCGGCGCCGCCCGGGCCCGGGCGTTCGGCCGCTACGGCACCGTCATGGGCAGCAGCACCGGCGTCGGCCTGCTGCTCGGCGGCGTCCTCACCGACCTGGCCGGGTGGCGGTGGAGCCTGCTGGTCGCCGTCCCGATCGCCGCCCTGGCCGCCGTCGGAATCCTGCGTACCGTCGACGACGGGCCCGGCCACGGCGGCGCGCCGGTCGACCTGGTCGGCGCGGTCCTGGCCACCGCCGGGCTGATGACCCTGGTGTACGGGTTCAGCCGGGTCGAGGCCGCCGGCTGGGGCACGCCGTCGACCCTGGGCGCCCTCGCCACCGGCACCGTCCTGCTGGCGGCCTTCATCGCCACGCAACGGCGGGTGGCGCACCCGCTGCTACCACCGCGGGTGGTCCTCGACCGGCGGCGCGGCGGAGCGTACCTGGCGGTGCTGGCCATGGCGGTGGGCAACTTCGCCGCGTTCTTCTTCCTCACCTTCCACCTACAGGACGTGCTCGGCTTCCCGCCCGTGCTGGCCGGGCTGGCGTTCCTGCCCTACACCGTGGCCATCGTCGTCGGGGTACGCGTCGCCCGCCGGCTGCTCGCCGACGCACCGGTGCGTCGGCTGCTGGTGCCCGGCCTGCTGGCCACCGCGACCGGGCTGGCCCTGCTCGGCCTGCTGCGCCCGGACAGCACCTACCCGACCCTGCTGCTGCCGGTGATCGTGCTGCTCGGCCTGGGCAACGCACTCGTGCTGGCCACGGCCAACAGCGTCGCCACGCAGAACACCGGTCCGGACGCCGGCGTGGCGGGGGCCACCGTGATGACCGCGATGCAGGTCGGCTCGTCGCTGGGCGTGGCACTGCTGGGCAGCGTCGCCGCAGCGGTCACCGACGGCCACGGCGGCACCCACACCGAGGCCACCGTGCACGGCTACGCGGTAGCGGGCCTGGTCGCCGCCGTGATGCTCACCGTGGCCGGCGTGATCGTGCGCGCCGTCCTCGGCTCCGGGCGCCGGTGA
- the cydB gene encoding cytochrome d ubiquinol oxidase subunit II, with the protein MELTTIWFLLVAVLFTGYFILEGFDFGVGMLLPVLGRNDKERRVLINTIGPVWDGNEVWLITAGGAMFAAFPEWYATLFSGFYLPLLLILLALIIRGVAFEYRHKRPEASWKRRWDMAIFIGSTVPAVLWGVAFANILRGVPLDAEHEYVGGLLNLLNPYALLGGATTAALFLTHGAVFIALKTVGDVRERAGALAVRLGVATAVLAVAFLSWTLTIRSSPAAVVFAVGAALALLGGLAAARVRREGWAFTGTAVAIALAVATLFAALFPNVLPSTLDAAGTLTATNAASTPYTLKIMTWVAVVFTPIVLAYQGWTYWVFRKRIGVAHIPQH; encoded by the coding sequence GTGGAACTCACCACCATCTGGTTCCTGCTCGTCGCGGTCCTGTTCACCGGGTACTTCATCCTCGAGGGATTCGACTTCGGCGTCGGCATGCTGCTGCCCGTACTCGGCCGCAACGACAAGGAACGCCGCGTCCTGATCAACACCATCGGCCCGGTCTGGGACGGCAACGAGGTCTGGCTGATCACCGCCGGCGGCGCCATGTTCGCCGCGTTCCCCGAGTGGTACGCCACCCTGTTCTCCGGCTTCTACCTGCCGCTGCTGCTGATCCTGCTGGCCCTGATCATCCGCGGGGTCGCCTTCGAGTACCGCCACAAGCGTCCCGAGGCGTCCTGGAAGCGCCGCTGGGACATGGCGATCTTCATCGGCTCGACGGTGCCGGCGGTGCTGTGGGGCGTGGCGTTCGCCAACATCCTGCGCGGCGTGCCACTGGACGCCGAGCACGAGTACGTCGGCGGCCTGCTCAACCTCCTCAACCCGTACGCCCTGCTCGGCGGCGCGACCACCGCGGCGCTGTTCCTCACCCACGGCGCCGTGTTCATCGCGCTGAAGACCGTCGGCGACGTCCGCGAGCGCGCCGGCGCGCTCGCGGTACGCCTGGGCGTGGCCACCGCCGTGCTCGCGGTGGCGTTCCTGAGCTGGACGTTGACCATCCGTTCGAGCCCGGCCGCCGTCGTGTTCGCCGTCGGCGCGGCACTGGCCCTGCTCGGTGGTCTCGCCGCCGCCCGGGTACGCCGCGAGGGCTGGGCGTTCACCGGCACCGCCGTGGCGATCGCGCTGGCCGTGGCGACGCTGTTCGCGGCGCTGTTCCCGAACGTGCTGCCCTCCACCCTCGACGCGGCCGGGACGCTGACGGCCACCAACGCCGCCTCCACCCCCTACACCCTGAAGATCATGACCTGGGTGGCGGTGGTGTTCACCCCGATCGTGCTGGCCTACCAGGGCTGGACGTACTGGGTGTTCCGCAAGCGCATCGGGGTGGCCCACATCCCGCAGCACTGA
- a CDS encoding glycerophosphodiester phosphodiesterase, which produces MDHAYLDGPAPLAFAHRGGAAEGDENTAAAFARAIGLGYRYVETDVHGTADGIAVVFHDATLTRVTGEPGRIADLRWADLASVRVGGAAVVPRLDEVLDAWPQVRFNIDVKADGGVDATVAAVGRAKAGDRVLLASFSDARLALLRVLTQGRVATSLGMRGVARLRMASLTGRALRLPPSVVAAQVPVRYGRVPVVDRRFLRYAHRLGLHVHVWTIDEPAEMHELLDLGVDGIMTDHVGVLRDVYRSRGHWAA; this is translated from the coding sequence GTGGACCACGCCTACCTCGACGGCCCCGCACCGCTGGCGTTCGCCCACCGTGGCGGCGCCGCCGAGGGCGACGAGAACACCGCCGCGGCGTTCGCCCGCGCGATCGGGCTCGGCTACCGGTACGTCGAGACCGACGTGCACGGCACCGCCGACGGCATCGCGGTGGTCTTCCACGACGCCACGCTGACCCGGGTCACCGGCGAGCCGGGGCGCATCGCCGACCTGCGCTGGGCCGACCTGGCCTCGGTACGCGTCGGCGGCGCCGCCGTGGTCCCCCGCCTCGACGAGGTCCTCGACGCCTGGCCGCAGGTGCGGTTCAACATCGACGTCAAGGCCGACGGCGGCGTCGATGCGACCGTGGCCGCCGTCGGGCGTGCCAAGGCCGGCGACCGGGTGCTGCTGGCCTCGTTCAGCGACGCCCGGCTGGCCCTGCTGCGCGTCCTCACGCAGGGACGGGTCGCCACCAGTCTCGGCATGCGCGGGGTGGCCCGGCTGCGGATGGCCTCCCTGACCGGGCGGGCGCTGCGACTGCCTCCGTCGGTGGTCGCCGCGCAGGTGCCGGTGCGTTACGGGCGGGTGCCCGTGGTGGACCGCCGGTTCCTGCGGTATGCCCACCGACTCGGCCTGCACGTGCACGTCTGGACGATCGACGAACCTGCCGAAATGCACGAGTTACTTGATCTTGGGGTGGATGGCATCATGACCGATCACGTCGGCGTGCTGCGCGACGTCTACCGCAGCCGCGGCCACTGGGCCGCCTGA
- a CDS encoding lysophospholipid acyltransferase family protein, which yields MDTTRPTWQPPLIWRAAQLFARLVVAIVARLEVSGDVPAALRRGPLILAANHISPFDPVVLAAACRTRGVAPRIMATGGLFRTPLIGTAMRRAGHLRVDRGTAAVGRALDDAAAAVSAGSVILVYPEGRIGLDPGMWPERGKTGTARLALTCGAPVIPVAQWGSHEVVPYRAPKGLPRGVARAVWHRPVLRVHFGDPVDLADLTHGAPGAARQATDRIIDAVTDALGPLRPDEPERPRHVDPGRPTDTSRSHRRPAG from the coding sequence ATGGACACCACCCGGCCGACCTGGCAGCCGCCGCTGATCTGGCGCGCCGCACAACTGTTCGCCCGCCTCGTCGTCGCGATCGTGGCCCGGCTGGAGGTCAGCGGCGACGTGCCCGCGGCACTGCGCCGGGGCCCACTGATCCTGGCCGCCAACCACATCAGCCCGTTCGACCCCGTCGTGCTCGCCGCCGCCTGCCGCACCCGGGGCGTCGCCCCGCGGATCATGGCCACCGGCGGGCTGTTCCGTACCCCCCTGATCGGCACCGCGATGCGCCGCGCCGGGCACCTGCGCGTCGACCGGGGCACCGCCGCCGTCGGCCGCGCCCTCGACGACGCCGCGGCGGCGGTCTCCGCCGGCTCGGTGATCCTGGTCTACCCGGAGGGCCGCATCGGCCTGGACCCCGGCATGTGGCCCGAACGCGGCAAGACCGGCACCGCCCGCCTCGCCCTCACCTGCGGCGCCCCGGTGATCCCGGTCGCCCAGTGGGGCTCGCACGAGGTGGTGCCCTACCGCGCCCCGAAGGGACTGCCGCGCGGCGTCGCCCGCGCGGTGTGGCACCGCCCGGTGCTGCGCGTGCACTTCGGCGACCCCGTCGACCTGGCCGACCTCACCCACGGCGCACCCGGCGCCGCCCGCCAGGCCACCGACCGGATCATCGACGCCGTCACCGATGCCCTCGGGCCGCTGCGCCCCGACGAACCCGAGCGCCCCCGGCACGTCGACCCCGGTCGACCGACCGACACCAGCCGCTCGCACCGCCGGCCAGCCGGCTGA
- a CDS encoding cytochrome ubiquinol oxidase subunit I → MDALDVARWQFGVTTVYHFLFVPLTIGLSVLVAILQTMWHRTGDEKYLKLTKFYGKLFLINFAMGVVTGIVQEFQFGMNWSDYSRFVGDIFGAPLAIEALVAFFLESTFIGLWIFGWDRLPKRLHLAAIWAAAIGSNLSAYFILAANSFMQNPVGYRINPDTGRAELTDFMAVLTNKVAMITFPHTIAGAFLVAGSLLVAVAMWHLVRNRDSADTPAYRFAAKFGSWVTLISAAAVAFTGDIQGKIMTEVQPMKMAAAEGLYTTESPASFSVLTIGSLDGSREVFALKIPHLLSWLGTGDPNGTVQGINDLQAQYAAQYGAGSYTPIIPVTYWSFRFMIAFGMAAAAIALLVLWSQRKGRTPTSKWLLRAGLVMPLLPLAANSFGWIFTEMGRQPWIVFGEMLTRDGVSRSVSMAEVLTSFTAFTLIYAALAVVEVKLLLRYAKAGVPDLTPAPETDDTDDDAERPLAFAY, encoded by the coding sequence GTGGACGCGTTGGACGTCGCCCGCTGGCAGTTCGGTGTCACCACCGTCTACCACTTTCTTTTCGTACCGCTGACCATCGGCCTGTCCGTGCTGGTGGCGATCCTCCAGACGATGTGGCACCGCACCGGCGACGAGAAGTACCTGAAGCTCACCAAGTTCTACGGCAAGCTCTTCCTGATCAACTTCGCCATGGGCGTGGTGACCGGCATCGTGCAGGAGTTCCAGTTCGGCATGAACTGGAGCGACTACTCCCGCTTCGTCGGCGACATCTTCGGCGCCCCCCTGGCTATCGAAGCGCTGGTCGCGTTCTTCCTCGAGTCGACCTTCATCGGCCTGTGGATCTTCGGTTGGGACCGGCTGCCCAAGCGGCTGCACCTAGCCGCCATCTGGGCCGCCGCGATCGGCAGCAACCTCAGCGCGTACTTCATCCTCGCGGCGAACTCGTTCATGCAGAACCCGGTCGGCTACCGGATCAACCCCGACACCGGCCGCGCCGAACTCACCGACTTCATGGCCGTGCTGACCAACAAGGTCGCCATGATCACCTTCCCGCACACCATCGCCGGCGCGTTCCTGGTGGCCGGCTCGCTGCTGGTCGCCGTCGCCATGTGGCACCTGGTGCGCAACCGCGACTCCGCCGACACCCCCGCCTACCGGTTCGCCGCGAAGTTCGGCTCCTGGGTCACCCTGATCTCCGCCGCCGCCGTCGCCTTCACCGGTGACATCCAGGGCAAGATCATGACCGAGGTACAGCCGATGAAGATGGCCGCCGCCGAGGGCCTCTACACCACCGAGTCGCCCGCCTCGTTCTCCGTACTCACCATCGGTAGCCTCGACGGCAGCCGCGAGGTGTTCGCCCTCAAGATCCCGCACCTGCTGTCCTGGCTGGGCACCGGCGACCCGAACGGCACCGTGCAGGGCATCAACGACCTGCAGGCCCAGTACGCCGCGCAGTACGGCGCCGGCAGCTACACCCCGATCATCCCGGTCACCTACTGGAGTTTCCGCTTCATGATCGCCTTCGGGATGGCTGCCGCCGCGATCGCCCTGCTGGTGCTCTGGAGCCAGCGCAAGGGCCGTACGCCCACCAGCAAGTGGCTGCTGCGCGCCGGCCTGGTCATGCCGCTGCTGCCCCTCGCGGCGAACTCCTTCGGCTGGATCTTCACCGAGATGGGTCGCCAGCCGTGGATCGTCTTCGGCGAGATGCTCACCCGCGACGGCGTGTCCCGCAGCGTCTCCATGGCCGAGGTGCTCACCTCGTTCACCGCCTTCACCCTCATCTACGCCGCCCTCGCCGTGGTCGAGGTCAAACTGCTGCTGCGCTACGCCAAGGCCGGCGTGCCCGACCTCACCCCGGCGCCGGAGACCGACGACACCGACGACGACGCCGAGCGCCCGCTCGCGTTCGCCTACTGA